From a single Athene noctua chromosome 2, bAthNoc1.hap1.1, whole genome shotgun sequence genomic region:
- the ENOSF1 gene encoding LOW QUALITY PROTEIN: mitochondrial enolase superfamily member 1 (The sequence of the model RefSeq protein was modified relative to this genomic sequence to represent the inferred CDS: substituted 3 bases at 3 genomic stop codons), producing MRFQLLNLFCFLVYVEVTRRHEQQMLQHRYPAYTRSSVCLGHSEQQLKQLLTXALREGWTRFKVKVGADLQNDICRWCFTQMLDANQQXEIKEAIEWITKPAEFKPLWIKEPDFPDEDMYVQMRHATISKALALLGICVASREHWLNRMIFKPLLQAKALSYLQIDSXRLGSVNENLSVLLMAKKFQSKILQNYGLASLCELVQHLIFDYIPVSESLQSRLVIQITPVAIAYGDIFYS from the exons AACAGCAAATGTTACAGCACAGATATCCGGCTTATACAAGATCCTCTGTCTGTCTGGGCCACTCAGAGCAGCAATTAAAACAG TTACTCACATAAGCCTTGAGAGAAGGCTGGA CTAGGTTCAAAGTAAAGGTGGGTGCAGATCTGCAGAATGATATTTGCAGAT GGTGCTTTACTCAA ATGCTGGATGCAAACCAACAATAGGAAATAAAAGAAGCAATAGAATGGATCACTAAACCAGCCGAGTTTAAACCCTTGTGGATTAAGGAGCCAGATTTTCCAGATGAGGATATGTATGTCCAGATGAGACATGCCACCATTTCAAAG GCCTTAGCACTATTAGGAATTTGTGTGGCAAGCAGAGAAC ACTGGCTCAACAGAATGATATTTAAACCGCTTCTACAAGCTAAGGCCTTGAGTTATCTCCAAATTGACAGCTGAAGGCTGGGAAGTGTTAATGAAAACTTGTCTGTGCTGCTGATGGCCAAAAAGTTCCAGAGTAAGATTCTGCAAAAT TATGGACTTGCAAGTCTCTGTGAATTAGTCCAGCACTTGATATTTGATTATATCCCAGTATCTGAAAGCCTTCAAAGCAGGTTAGTTATACAGATTACTCCAGTAGCAATTGCCTATGgtgatattttttattcttaa